From one Trifolium pratense cultivar HEN17-A07 linkage group LG1, ARS_RC_1.1, whole genome shotgun sequence genomic stretch:
- the LOC123896459 gene encoding uncharacterized protein LOC123896459 — MDPKSVKEFPERHTDRKRKVDHVGNSLQENPTNVSSVMKNGDGTSIWDESFPFGDFIDNHFIAEKDHENLERYWQSDMCLHVLKAAPLRLVSIARLMEQKVGNMEKKIKAYDEENTELKRKLYESEKNIVKLKENLEELSLEKSQLMERGVELMEKNSKLLMKKDIVDKMIWRIRYVMRVLIAK; from the exons ATGGATCCAAAATCCGTGAAGGAGTTTCCCGAAAGACATACAGATAGGAAGAGGAAGGTTGACCATGTAGGGAACTCTCTACAAGAAAATCCAACCAATGTTTCATCTGTCATGAAGAATGGTGATGGCACATCAATCTGGGATGAGAGTTTTCCTTTTGGAGACTTTATTGATAATCATTTCATTGCGGAAAAGGATCATGAAAATTTGGAGAGGTATTGGCAATCAGATATGTGTTTACATGTTTTGAAAGCAGCACCACTTCGATTAGTCTCAATTGCTCGTTTGATGGAGCAAAAGGTTGGCAAtatggaaaagaaaattaaggctTATGATGAAGAAAATACTGAATTGAAAAGGAAGCTGTATGAATCTGAGAAGAACATAGTTAAATTGAAGGAAAATTTGGAAGAATTAAGCTTGGAAAAGAGTCAATTAATGGAAAGAGGAGTGGAATTAATGGAGAAAAATTCAAAGCTACTAATGAAAAAAGATATTGTTGACAA AATGATATGGCGCATAAGATATGTTATGAGAGTTTTGATTGCTAAATGA